The region GCGGCGCGCTCGCGTTCGGCCCCGACGACGGCTACCTCTACGTCAGCATCGGCAACGGCGGCGGCGCGCTGAAGTCCGAAAAGCAGGTCGACGACTGGTACGCCCCGAACCGGGGCGGCAACGGCCAGGACGTCGGCCACAACCTCCTGGGGAGCATCCTCCGGATCGACGTCGATACCCAAGACGGTGAGAAAGCCTACGGCATCCCCGACGACAACCCGCTGGTCGACGACGCGGGCCTCGACGAGCACTACGCCTGGGGCTTTCGCAACCCCTGGCGGATGGGCTTTTCCGGCGGCCGGCTGATGGCCGCCGACGTCGGGCAGGCGCGCTACGAGGAGGTCGACGTCGTCGAGAAGGGCGGCAACTACGGCTGGAACGTCAAGGAGGGCACCCACTGTTTCGCCGCGACCGGCACCCCGGGCGACACGCGGGCAGCGTGTCCGAGCCGCACCCCCGACTCGGTGCGCGGCGGCGAGCCGCTCATCGACCCCGTCGTCGAGTATCCCCACCCGAACGTCGAGGACGGCCCCGGCGCGGGCATCTCCGTGATCGGCGGCTACTTCTACGAGAACGCGACCATCCCGGCGCTCGAAGGCCGGTACGTCTTCGGCGACTACTCGAAGGGGAAGGCCGAACCGACGGGGTCGCTGTTCGCGGCCACGCCGACCGACGAGGGCCAGTGGTCGACCGAGGAGATAACGCTCGCCGACACCGACAACGGTCATCTGAACGGATTCTTGCTGTGTGTCGGTCGCGACAACGACGGCGAACTCTACGCGCTGACGACCGACGAGCTCGGGCCGACGGGCGAGACCGGGGCCGTCCACCGCCTCCGGCCGCCCGCGACCGAAGGGACGACGGCGGCCGACACCGAGACGCCGGGTCAACCACCGACCGCGACCGCGACCGCCGAACCCACCCCGACCGCGACCGAGACGGCCACCGCGACCGAGGAACCGACACCGACCACGGCCGACACCGGGACGACCACGAACGCGTCGAACGAAACCGAGGACGGCGGGGTCGGCCGGTTCGTCCCGGGGAGCGGTCCCGGGTTCGGCGTGCTCGCGGGGCTGGCAGGCCTCGTCGGCATCGCCGCCCGACTGGTGTCCCGGGGCGGGGACGAATGACCGACGCCGGATCGCCCGTCCGGGCCGGACGACGACACGGACGGGACCACTCGCCGGAGCGTGAGAGTTGACAATGAACTTCGATACTACCTCGACGGAACGGCTCGCACCGAACGGAACGACCCGCAGACGATTCCTCCGGACGGCGGCCGCGGTCGGCGCGCTCGCCGGTATCGGGGGGCTCGCCGGCGCACAGTCCGACCCCGAGACGTTCAGTTTCGGTGGCGAGGTCGGGGGCTGGATCGGGCGCTCGCCGGATTCGGTCGCCGACGAGACCAACCCCCCGCTCCGGCTCGAAGCCGGCACGACCTACGTGTTCGAGTGGGAGAACACCGACGGTCAGCCCCACAACGTCGCCTTCCTCGACGACGACGACGACACGATCGAACGCAGCGAGATCGTCTCGGAACAGGGCGCGACCCAGAGCTACGAGTTCACCGCGACCGAGGAGATGGCGGCCTACATCTGCGACGTCCATCCCGTCTCGATGCGCGGGGAGATACTGTTCGGCGAGGAGACCGCGACGCCGGAGAACACGGGCGCGGAACCGTACGTTCCGGAGGGCGCGTCGGTACGGCTCGAAACCGTCGCCGACGGTGGCCTCGTCGCGCCGCTCGACTTCGAGACCCCGCCGGGCGGGCCGGGGATGTACATCGTCGACCGGTTCGGCCAGGTCTACCTCCGGGATTCGGACGGCCTCCGCGACGAACCGTTCATCGACGTGAGCGACAAGCTCGTGGAGATCACCGGCGAGATGGGGCTGCTGGGGCTCGCGTTCCACCCCGAGTACCAGGAGAACAGAAAGTTCTACCTGCGTTACAGCGCTCCGACCCGGGAGGGGACGCCCGAGGAGTTCGACCACACCGAGGTGCTCGCCGAGTTCACGGCGAACGACGACGGCACCAGCGCCGACCCCGACTCCGAGCGCACGGTCATGGAGATCCCCTCGCCGTACACCACGCACAACTCCGGCGCGATCGTCTTCGGGCCCGAGGACGGCTACCTCTACGTGGGGATGGGCGACGGCGGCGGGGCACACGACACCGACCTCGGCCACGTCTCCGATTGGTACGAGGCGAACGAGGGAGGCAACGGCCAGAACGTCTCCGAGAACCTGCTGGGGGGCATCCACCGGATCGACGTCGACAGCCGGGACGGCGAGAAGGCCTACGGCATCCCCGACGACAACCCGCTCGTGGGTCAGGCAGGCCTCGACGAGTACTACGCGTGGGGCCTCCGTAACCCGTGGCGGATGGGCTTTTCCAAGGGGGATCTCTACGCCTCGGACGTCGGCCAGAACATGTTCGAGGAGGTCGACCTGATCGAGAAGGGGACCAACTACGGCTGGAACGTCCGCGAGGGGACCCACTGTTTCGAACCCGGTCCCGAGGGGAGCCGGAACCCGCCGGAGTCGTGTCCGACCCACACCCCCGAGGACGTCCGGGGCGGCGAGCCCCTCGTCGACCCGGTCATCGAGTACCCCCACACCCACGAGGGGATCGGCGTCGGGTCGGCGTCGATCGGGGGCTACATCTACGAGAACGACGCGATCCCCGCCCTCCAGGGGAAGTACGTCTTCGGGGACTTCCGGAAGACGCAGGAGACCGAGACCCCGACGGGGTCGCTGTTCGCCGCCACCCCCGCGGACGGCGACGGTCTCTGGGACCTCAAAGACCTCCAGGTCGAGAACACCGAGAACGGCTACGTTGGCGGCTACGTCCTCGCCCTCGGACGGGACAACGACGGCGAGCTCTACGTCCTGACGACCGACAACACCGGCGGCGACGAGACCGGGCGGGTCCGACGGATCCGACCGCCCGAGAACCAGGAATCGACCACGGCCGGCAACGCGACCACGGCGACCGGCAACGCGACGAACGCGTCCACCGGGACCGCCGGCAACGCCACGGTGGCCGCGAACGGAAGCTCGACCCCGTCCGGAACCGGAACGAGCGGCACTCAAGCGGGAACCGGAACGAGCGGTACTCAGACGGGGACCGAAACGAGCGCGGCGGGAACCGCCGGCACGGCGGCCGGGCCGGAGGGCGGCTCCGCCGGAACGGGCGGCTCCGCCGGCGGGACCGAGAACGGGAGTTCGGAGGGGACCACCGAGGGCTCGGGTCCGGGCTTCGGCGTGCTCGCGGCGGTCGGCGCGGTCGCGGTCGGCGCGGCGCGGACGCTGCTGGGTCGCGACGACTGACCGCCCGCGAGCGAGTCAACGCGTTCACGGTTCCGGCCCGGAAAGGGACGGGCAATGGCGACGTTCGCGACGGGAGTCCAGTTGCTCGGCGGCCTCACACTGCTGTTCTCGAACGGCTTCTTCGTCGTCACGGAGTTCGCGCTGACGCGGGTCAGACAGTTCTCGGAGAGCGAGTTCCGCGGCGGGAGCGGGCTCGAACGCGCCTGGGAGATGACCGAGGAGCTCGAGATCTACCTCTCGGGCTGTCAGCTCGGGATAACGATATCGAGCGTCGGGCTGGGGATCGTGGCCGAACCGGCGCTCGTGGCGGTGCTCGACCCGGCGGTCCGGGCGGTGGGTCTGGCCGGCGTGCTCGGCGGCTCGGAGGGCCACACCGCGCTCGCGGTGGGGCTCGCGCTCGTCAGCGTCAACCTCCTCCACGTGATCGTCGGCGAGCAGGCCCCGACCTACCTCGGGATCGAACGCACGAAGCTCGCGGCGCGTTACGGCGCGCCGGTTCTCTACTGGTGGACGACGCTGCTCGGCCCGGTGATCCGTTTCGCCGACTGGGTGGCGAAGGGGTTGCTCGGCCTCGTCGGGATCGAGATCACCCGGTCGTGGGCCGACGAGGAGATGGAGGAGGACGACGACGACCGGCCGGCCTCGCGCGGCGAGATCAAGAGCCGGATGGGGTCGATCCTGGGTGGGGAGATCCCCGACGAGCGCGAGGAGGAGGTGCTCAACGCGCTCGAGATCGGCGAGACGCCCGTCGCGGACGTGATGGTCCCCCGCGAGGCGGTGGTGGCGCTCTCGACGGGCGATCCGACGGTCGACAACCTCGAAGTCATGCGAAAACGCCAGCACACGCGACTCCCACTCGTCGGCGACTCGCTCGACGAGTTCGTCGGGGTCGTCTACGCGCCGGTGGTGCTCGCGAACATCGACGCGCTCCGCGACGGGGGCCGCACGCTGGAGGCCGTCGCCACCCCGCCGATGACCGTGCCCGACGACCTCCCGGTCAGCGAACTCATCGACCGGTTTCAGGCCGAGAGCCAGGAGCTCGCGCTGGTCGTCGAGGGCGGAGAAGCCGGCGGGAAGAGCGAAGAGAGCCGCGTGGTCGGGCTCGTGACGACGACCGACGCGTTCGAGGCGATCGCCGGGGACCTCGAAGACCCGTTCGACTGAGCCTCAGTCCGCCGCCGAGCCCGCACCGCCGTGGGCGTCGTCCGTCATCGACGAGTCGCGGTGGAGGTAGTAGAGCGCGCCGAACAGGAGGGTGGCGAGCACGTTGAGGACGGCCTTGTAGTCGAGCTGTATCGAGGTCTCGGCGACCTGGGTGCCCGCCCGCGCCGGGATGAGCCCGAACCCGGCGAAGACCGCGTGGACCACCAGTCCCGTGACGACCGCACAGACGAAGATCATCCCAGAGAGGACCGCCGCGAACTGCGTCCCGTAGTAGCCCCGGTAGGCGTCCAGCAACGGCGGGATGATGAGGTCGGCGTAGATGTAGCTCAGGACGCCGCCGAACGAGAGGCCCTCCGTCCAGAGGATCGTGGCGAACGGGACGTTCCCGACCGAACAGACGAACGTCACGATACCGATCACCGCCCCGAGGAACGTAGTCCAGACCACGAACGCCGGCAGCCCGAGGACCTCGCCGGCGAACAGGCCGGTCCAGACCGAGTCGGGCACGAACCCCGAGAGGACGCCGGCGAAGACGAATCCCACGAGGATGTCCTCCCAGAGCATCCCCCACTCCTTCCACTGTTTGTCGGCCAGCGCGCGCCAGCCGTCGATCGAGGTGGCGCGCTCGCGGATCGAGTCGTTCGCGTCGGAGGGGTCGAAGCTCTCCATGCAGCTTTCCGAGCAGAAGTAGTAGGTCGTGCCGTCGTGCTCGGTGGAGTACTCCGTCTCCTCCGGGTCGACCTCCATCCCGCAAACCGGGTCGCGCGCGGTGGGTTCGTCGTCGGACGTGGCGTTCTCGCGGGCGCGCTCGATCACGTCGTCGGGGACGAGATACCGGAAGCCGAGCGCCATCAGGCCGATCAGGAGCAGCCCGCCGAGGAAGTCGGCGGCGAGGAACTGCCAGCCCAGGAGGATCCAGATCACCGCGCCGATCTCGATCACGAGGTTGGTCGAGGCGAACATGAACGCGCCGAGCGCGGCGGCCGCCGACGCGCCCTTCTTGAAGAAGTTCTTCGCGGTGGCGGTCGCCGAGTACGAACAGCTCGACGAGACGAACCCGAAGAAGGTGCCGTAGGCGAGTTCGCGCGGGCCGTCGCCGTCGAGGAGGTCCGAGACCTTCTCGCTCGGGACCCACGCCTCCACGCCGCCGGCGATCGCGAAGCCGACCACCAGCGCCCACCACGTTATCCAGCCCATCGTGACCGCCGTCGTCGCGGTCTCGACGGCCCCGCCGACGAGAAACGAGCCGAGGGGCTCCCGGGTCGTGACCGCCCCGACGGCGACCGCGAGGACCGCGAGCACCGTGAGGATCGCGTAATCACGTCTCTCCATCGTGTGTCCATATCTACACGGTCGCCCTTTTCCTACGTTGTGCCTTCGAGACCATCGCCATCAGCCTAGAGTGGGTTCGATGACGAAGTGAGGGAAACCGCTCGTTTCACATGTCGAACCATCCGGGGAAGGAAACACCGCGAACGAAGCGTGAGGATTATCGGACGGGTCGAATCCCGGTCGATTTTGGACAGTTCTCCTCAGTCTTGGTCGCCCCAGGCGGAGTCGTGCACCGCGTCCCGTACGGTCCGGGCGTCGGCGTCGGTCCGGTCGCGGACCATCCGGCGGAGGCGAGCGAGTTCGGTGGCGAGCGAGTCGCGGCCGAACACCGCGAAGCCGCAGAAGATGACGACGAACCCGACGAGCGTCGTGGCCGAGACGGACTCGCCGAGGAGCACCCAGCCGCCGAGGGTCGCCACCACGGGCGAGAGGTAGAATATCAGGTTGCCCTGGATCGCGCCGACCTCGTCGAGGAGGCCGAAGTAGGCGATGAACGCCAGCGCGCCCGAGAAAACCCCGACGTAGCCGAGCGCCGCGATCCCGGGCAGGGTCCACTCGATCGCCGCGAAACTCTCGCCGGCGGCGAGGCTGAGGCCGTGACAGACCAGCGCCCCGACCGGGAGCGCCCAGGCCGTTCTGACGGTGCTCGAAAGCGAGGAGTCCGCCCGGCGGATCGTCACGCTCCCGAGCGCGCCGAAGACCGCCGCCGCGAGCATGAGGGCCTTCCCGAGCAGGCCGCCGCCGAGGAGGCTCGCGGGGTCGATACCCACCACGAGCGCCACCCCGACGAACCCGATCGCCATCCCAACGCCGCCGGCCCGCGAGAGGCGTTCGTCCGAGAGGAGCACCGCCGCGAGCACCGGCGTCAGGATCGGGTTGAGGCTGTAGATGATCGACCCGACGCCGCTCGTGGTGAACTGCTGGCCGACGAAGATGCAGGCGTTCGTGAGCCCGATCGCGAACACGCCCGCGCCCGCGATCCCGAGGAGGTCCGACCGGGTTCGGGGGAGCAGCTCCTCGCGCGGGAACCGATAGACCGCGTAGCCGACCAGCACGAGCGCGCCGATGTCGAAGCGGGTGGCGACGAACAGCAGCGGCGGGAAGTACTCGAGGCCGGCCTTCGCGGCGACGAACGTGCCGCCGAAGAAGACGCCCGCAGCGAGGAAGAGGCCGAACAGGCGACGCGACGCCGACACTACGGCCGTCCTCCGACCGAGGCCACCGTCTCGAAACCGATCCGCGCGAAGGGAGGGAGTTCGTCGTTCATCGAGTCACGATACGTCGTCCGGGTTTGTATATGTGTTCAGAAACTTTTTCGAAGAATGAAAATGTGTTGCGGCGCGTCGTCGGCTCACGGGGTGAGCGGATTTCAGGGGACGAAAACGGCTATACGCGAGCGGGGGCCAGGGAGGATATGGACCGGGCGCTCGAAGAGATCGAGTTCCTCGCGCTGTCGGCGAACCGGGTGGCGGTGCTCGAGACGCTGCGCGAGCACGCTTGCACCCGCCGGGAGCTCGCCGAGCGCACCGACGCCTCCCAGCCCACGCTCGGGCGCGTCCTCAGGGACCTCACCGAGCGCCACTGGGTGACCCACGACGGCGAGCGCTACACCACGACCGCCACGGGGGAGATGGTCGCGGCGGAGTTCACCGACCTCCGGGAGACCCTCGAAACGGAGCTTCGGCTTCGCGAGGTGATGGCGTGGCTGCCGACCGACACGATGACGTTCGACCTCCGTCGGCTCCGGGACGCGACGATCACCCGTCCGAGCCAGACCCGACCCGACGCGCCCGTCCAGCGTGCGCTCGAACTCCTCTGGGACGCCAGCGAGGTCAAGATCTTCTCGCACGCGTTCAACGGCCGGAGCCTCGACGTGCTCCAGCGCCGTATCGCCGACCACGAGGGTCGGTTCGAGGGGGTGTTCTCGCCCGCCGCGGTCGAGGCGCTGGCCGACGACGCCCCCCTCCGCCGCCAGCTCCAAGACCTGCTCGCGGCCGACGACGCCGAGGTCCGGCTCTACGACGGCTCGATCCCGGTCGCGGTGACGCTCGCCGACGACGTCGTCCACCTGCTGCTCCGGGACGAGGGCGGCCTCCTCCGGGCGGGGATCGACACCGACGACGAAGAGGCGGTCGCGTGGGCGCGCGAGACCCACGAGGCCTACTGGGAGCACGCCACGCCGCTCGACCTCGACGCGCTCGATTGAGCTCGACCCCGCCGACCACGCGGGATTTACAACGAGGATTGTTAATTATACTGATAAGTCTTATCCGTGGCCGGTGCCGACCGCCGAGCGATGAAGACGGGGACCGAAACGACGGGGCGCATCGCACGCCTGCTCGGCGCGAGGGACGACCGTCGGTCCGGGTCGGCGGACCCCGACACGCCACGTCGGGCCCGGGTCGCCGACTCGGTGATATTCGGGGTGCTCGGCGCGGCGTTCGCGACCTGGGCGGTCCGGATCCCGGCGGTGAGCGCCTCCCTCGGGATCGATTCGGGGGCCATCGGGCTGGCGCTGCTCGGCCTCGCGGTCGGGAGCATCCTCGGGCTGGTGACCAGCAGCGCGCTGGTCTCGCGCTACGGGAGCCGGCGCGTGGTCGGGGGCGGGCTGTTCGTCTACTGTCTCGGGCTCCCGGTCGTCGGGCTCGCCGGCGGGTTCGCGAGCCTCGTCGGGCTGTTGGCCGTCTTCGGGTTCGGCAAGGGGCTGGTCGACGTGGCGGCGAACGCCCAGGGCGTGCGGGTCGAGCGCGGTTACGCCGGCCAGATAATGGGGAGCTTCCACGGGCTGTTCAGCGGCGGCGGGCTGGTGGGATCGGGCTTCGGCGGGGTCGCGGTCGCGCTCGGGCTCTCGGTCGAGACCCACTTCGCGATAGTCGGGGTGGCCCTGCTCCTCGTCGGCCTCGCCGCCAGCACGCGCCTGCTCCCCTTCGAACCCAGCACCGGCGGCGACACGGCGTTCGCGCTCCCCTCCCGAAAGCTCGCGGGCTTCTGTGCGATCGGCTTCTGTGCGCTGTTCATCGAGGGGGTCGGCAACGACTGGAGCGCGGTCTTCCTCGACGGCCCGGCGGGCGCGGGTCCCGCGGTCGCGACCCTCGGCTTCGCGGCGTTCTCGCTGTTGATGATGGTCGGGCGCTTCCTCTCCGACCGGCTCGTCACGCGGCTCGGCGCGCGGCGCTTCCTCCGGGTGACGGCGACGGTCGCGGGCCTGGGGCTCGCCCTGACGCTCGTCGCGCAGACGGTCGTCTCGCTCGTCGGCTTCGCGGTGCTCGGGGCGGGGCTGGCCGGCGTGATGCCGGTGGCGGTGAGCCTAGCGGGCAACCACGACCCCGACACCCCGGCCGAGCGGGCGGTCGCCGCGGTCTCGACGACGGGCTATGGGGGGTTCGTGATCGGACCGGTGCTGATCGGGCTGCTCGCCGACGCCACCTCGCTCCGGGTGGCCTTCCTCCCGGCGCTCGGGCTCGCGGTCGCCATCGTGGCGCTCACGACCGTCCTCCCGACGGTCACTCGGGGCTCTCACGCCGATTCCGTCGGCGCGAGCGGGGACGACTAGCCCGACTCGACCCGCTCGACGACGAGCCGGGTCACCGCGACGTCCTCGGTGATGGCACCCCGCCCGCCGACCGTGTACGTGCGGTCGTCGGTTTCGATGCAGACCCGGGCCGCGCCGGCGAGTTCGGGGAGCGACGCGGGTTCCTCGTCCGTCGTGCCGGTGTACTCGACCCCGACGAACTCCCCGGCGAGGGTACACGCCTCCCCCGTCCCGACGAACTCGCCCTCGACCCGGCCGGAGATGGTCGCGCCGCCGTCGAGAAGGGGTTCGAGCCACCGGACGCAGTCGGTGATCTCGACGAACGAGTGGGGTGGCTCCTCGCTTCGCGCGGTGTAGACCTCGTCGTAGACCTCCCAGAGCCGGCTCAGGAAGTACCAGTGGAAGACGTAGGCGGTGGTGTAGTCGTCGACGAGCACGCCGTACTCCTCGGACTGCGGTGCGGCGGTCGCATAGCACGCCCGCTGGCGGTCGGCCAGCAGCAAGAACGGACCCGGAAGCTCCCGGCGGCGCACCTCGGTACACGTCCCCTCGAACGCCGCCGCGTCGAGGCCGTCGTCGGGGACGTGGAGCGAGAGCTGGACCTGGACGCCCCGTTCGAAGGCGTCGCGAAGGTCGGCCTCGAGCCGGCGAAACTCCTCGGGGGTCGCGGCGACCTGGAGGTGGGCGGCCGCCCCCGCGACCGTCTCGCGGGCGTGTTCGAACACCGTTCGGCGGCGGCGCACGATGCTCACGCCGCCGCCTTCGACCGTCGCCTCCCGATACCGGGTTTCGACCGCCTCGATAGCGGTCTCGAACCGCTCGATTGCGGTTCGCAACCCCGAGAGCGCCTCGTCGGGGTCGTTCGCCCGGGCGTAGAGCCGGTCGCGGTCGTAGGTCGTCACGTAGCCCGCGTCCTCCAGCCCCCGGAGGACGTCGTAGACCCGGGGTTGGGGCACGTCGCTCCAGGCGGCGATGTCGCTCGCCGACCCCGAGCCGCGTTCGAGGAGCGCGACGTAGGCGTCGGCCTGGTAGGGCGAGAGCCCCGCCGTTTCGAGCACCGCCCGGAGTTCGTCGGAGTCCATTGGACACCGTTCGGTACTGGTGGGTTTAGGTCCCGCCCCCTCCGTCGGCGGGCGTCGGTGACCGATCCGACGCGCCGCCTGCGAGTGCCGGCCCGGAGCCTAATCCGCCGGCCCGCCGTTGGTCGGTATGAGTTCCGGAGAGTGGAGCGGCGACGACGAGTTCGAGTGTTCGACCTGTGGAGCCGTCTTCGAGACCGAGCGAGAGCTCGAACAGCACGCCGAATCGGAACACAGCGACCCGACGTCGTCCTGACTCACGCCCGAACCCATGCACGCCCGACCGCCGAGTCGGGAACCGTTCACGGATATTCCATACTAGATGCTCTTCAACGACCGAATCAAAGACGACGAAACCGTCGAATCGATCTCGCGCGAGGAGATGCTCCGCCACTGGCTCGAAAAGGAGGTCCACGAGAACGACGGCGACGACCTCGCTGTCGACGCCATCGAGGACGAGGACCGCCTGCTCGACGAGCTCATCGACCGAAAACCGATCGCGGAGTCGATCTTCGCCGACAGCGACCTCCGGTGGCACCACCTCGACCTCCAAGAGGACGAGCTCGAAGCCCTCCACACCATCAAGGGCGAATCCGGCGAGGACTGGCGGGCGATCACCGAGGAGAACACCATCGCGAGCATCGCCGACCACATCCACGAGGCCGACGACCTCGCCGAGCTCGACACCCCGAAGGACCTCGAACAGGTGGTGGACTTCGCCTCGAAGTTCCCCGACGACATCGAGATGGAGGAGCTGATCGCCGTCGAGGAGACCGACGAGGACGCCTACCTCGCCGACGGGAACCACCGGGCAGTGGCGATCGCGCTCCACCGCAGGGACGGGGGAGACTACCCCGAACAGGAGGCCTACGTCGGCGCGAGCGCGGACCAGCTGGGTTCCTGAGAGCCGCTCGCTTCGTCGTATCGGACGATCACTCCAGCCGGTAGCGCAACAGCGCCGCGATACCGCCGAGCGCGCCCAGCTGGTTGCCGGGCGCGAACTCGCTCGAAAAGACGGTGACGGAGCCACCCTGCTGTTCGACGCTCTCGATGACCTCGTTCGCGTCGATCGACCAGTCGCCGTCGCCGGCCCGTTCCTCCCGAAGTTTGTCGTCGAGCACCAACAGCTCGTCGATCGCACCGTACTCCGCCGCTTCGGCCACCGCTTCGATGCCGTAGGTCGCCGCGCCCTCGGTGGCGATCCGTTCGGTGAGGGCGTCGATCTTCTCGGCCTCCTCGGCGATCCGGGTCTCGGCCTGGACCTCCTCGACCGCGCCGCGTTTCAGGACCTCGTGGACGCCCCGGTCCCCGGCGGCGCTGGTGTCGACCGTCGCGCCGAACTTCTCCGCCACGTCGGGATGGTGGCGCTCGATGTACTTCAGCGCGTCTTCTTTGGTGAATCCCGGTCCGGCGAGCAGGACGGTGTCGACGTCGAGGTGTGAGAGTGCGCTCGCGAGGTCGCCGAATAGCTCCTCGCGGTCGCGCGCGTCCTCGCCCTTTCCCGTCGGCCCCGTCAGGGAGGCGTACT is a window of Halococcus hamelinensis 100A6 DNA encoding:
- a CDS encoding mRNA surveillance protein pelota, giving the protein MRINGRTSVEGGRERWTLVPESLDDLWHLSYVLEPGDLVSGETTRRIQRADDRMRDTGGEREPMSVTLSVEESEFHKFANRLRVSGPIEWASREDQVGHHHTLNVEEREEVEIEKRWQPDQRERIEEAVEATENAEVAIATVEEGAASIHTVAQYGTEEYASLTGPTGKGEDARDREELFGDLASALSHLDVDTVLLAGPGFTKEDALKYIERHHPDVAEKFGATVDTSAAGDRGVHEVLKRGAVEEVQAETRIAEEAEKIDALTERIATEGAATYGIEAVAEAAEYGAIDELLVLDDKLREERAGDGDWSIDANEVIESVEQQGGSVTVFSSEFAPGNQLGALGGIAALLRYRLE
- a CDS encoding C2H2-type zinc finger protein, with amino-acid sequence MSSGEWSGDDEFECSTCGAVFETERELEQHAESEHSDPTSS